The Streptomyces luteogriseus genome includes a window with the following:
- a CDS encoding APC family permease — MSYSRGRGLQANVLSTFDTVVMAVAGSAPAYSLAATTAVLVGAVGLASPAALLYCAIPMLGIALAFSYLGRIDVNAGASYSWVGRTLHPFLGFISGWALVISATIFMVAGSLPAGSMTLALFDDTLADNTALSTVVGAAWFVIMLCVVLGGARLTVRAQLIMSGVELVILALFAVLAFFHTDNARAFDWSWLGFSHFDGMAGFASGALIAAFYYWGWDVTSNLSEETRNSRRTTGLAGLIGVGIVFLLFEVFTIAVNVILSAKQIEENDANVLAVLGEEVWPGWGGKLLIVAVMLSTIATLETTLIQVTRSLFAMGRDRTMPSALGRVHRRWNTPWVAIVVVGSVALVMLIASNALGSVGEILSDAISAIGLQIAVYYGLAGLAVVVAYRKTLLTSPANFLFGGLWPLCGALFMFWVFVESLGELSNAAISIGIGGLAVGLIPMLWYWRQGSDYYRPAKLDASRAVETDYVPGEQDGQARVHEGLSTDF, encoded by the coding sequence ATGAGCTACAGCAGGGGCAGAGGTCTGCAGGCCAACGTCCTCAGCACGTTCGACACCGTGGTGATGGCGGTCGCCGGCAGCGCACCGGCGTACTCGCTGGCCGCGACCACCGCCGTCCTGGTGGGCGCGGTGGGACTGGCCAGTCCGGCCGCCCTGCTGTACTGCGCGATACCCATGCTGGGCATCGCGCTGGCGTTCAGCTACCTCGGCCGGATCGACGTCAACGCGGGTGCCAGCTACTCGTGGGTGGGCCGCACGCTCCACCCGTTCCTGGGCTTCATCAGCGGCTGGGCGCTGGTGATCTCGGCGACGATCTTCATGGTGGCCGGTTCGCTGCCCGCCGGTTCGATGACGCTCGCGCTGTTCGACGACACCCTCGCGGACAACACCGCGTTGTCCACGGTGGTCGGCGCGGCCTGGTTCGTCATCATGCTGTGCGTGGTGCTGGGCGGCGCCCGGCTCACGGTGCGGGCCCAGCTGATCATGTCCGGCGTCGAGCTGGTCATCCTGGCGCTGTTCGCGGTGCTCGCCTTCTTCCACACGGACAACGCCCGTGCCTTCGACTGGTCGTGGCTCGGCTTCTCCCACTTCGACGGCATGGCCGGCTTCGCCTCGGGCGCGCTCATCGCCGCGTTCTACTACTGGGGCTGGGACGTCACCAGCAACCTCAGCGAGGAGACCCGCAACAGCCGCCGTACGACGGGACTCGCGGGCCTGATCGGCGTGGGCATCGTCTTCCTGCTGTTCGAGGTGTTCACCATCGCGGTGAACGTGATCCTGTCCGCGAAGCAGATCGAGGAGAACGACGCGAACGTGCTGGCGGTGCTCGGCGAGGAGGTCTGGCCGGGCTGGGGCGGCAAGCTGCTGATCGTGGCCGTGATGCTGTCCACCATCGCCACGCTGGAGACGACGCTGATCCAGGTCACGCGCTCACTGTTCGCGATGGGCCGGGACCGTACGATGCCGTCGGCGCTGGGCCGGGTGCACCGCCGGTGGAACACGCCCTGGGTGGCGATCGTGGTGGTCGGGTCGGTGGCACTGGTGATGCTCATCGCCTCCAACGCCCTGGGTTCGGTGGGCGAGATCCTCTCCGACGCCATCTCGGCGATCGGCCTGCAGATCGCGGTCTACTACGGGCTCGCGGGGCTCGCGGTGGTCGTCGCGTACCGGAAGACGCTGCTGACGTCCCCGGCCAACTTCCTCTTCGGCGGCCTGTGGCCGCTGTGCGGCGCCCTGTTCATGTTCTGGGTGTTCGTTGAGTCGCTGGGCGAGCTGAGCAACGCCGCGATCTCGATCGGCATCGGCGGGCTGGCGGTCGGGCTGATCCCGATGCTCTGGTACTGGAGGCAGGGCAGCGACTACTACCGGCCCGCGAAGCTGGACGCCTCGCGCGCGGTCGAGACGGACTACGTGCCCGGCGAACAGGACGGGCAGGCCCGCGTCCACGAGGGTCTCTCCACCGACTTCTGA